The region TGAAACTCATATCCGACACTAAATCTATCGTAtaatttcgtgttcgtgtacATTCGTGTTTCGTATATCAAAAATTAAAATCCTTATCGATATTTATCGTGTCGTGTTCAAGTGTGGTGACCCGCTCTACCTTAGGATACATCAATTACTTTCCCGAGGAAAGAACAACTGCATTAAGGAGCGTCGGGTTAAGGTTAATTACCCAAGGAAAAGGAAATTAATTATATTCATTTAATGTTTGTTTAGTAAAAATTATCATTCTCTTTTTCAGGGTAGATATTTGTTTTCCCTTTCCAacttttttttttcattttaattatattttaaatctGGCAATCCAAAAAGTAGATTCATACgtaaattatttttcaaaaacaaaaaataaattttgatttagtttttataaatttaaaacaattttgatatttaatttatatgttaatttttttaaaaaaattaaagatgttataaattaattatattaatttattttaatataaataaattatattgttataaatacaaaatatattgACTCTTTTTACATTACATGATATTTGAAAAATCAAATATCAATATAATCAagtaattttttattatatttccGAATTTGAACTAAACAAGTAAAATAATTCACGATCATTTTTTTCTATATTTCATTCCGTTACCCTGACATGACCCAACCACCTCCTGATTGAATATCTTTTAATCTTGAATTCTAGTtaatatacacatatatttatgTATTGAGTTCCGGTGCCAATGCCATTAAGCTACACTAAAATAATGTAAAGATGCTCTTTAAAACTGCAAGTGTTAAGTCCTCTTGGTCACCGGTTCGAATTACACTCGAGGAGAATTTGGGTTTACGCAATACGCACCCGAAGAATAGCGGCTACGGGTTTCTACGATAATAAAAAAAAGCTCTTTAAATATCCCAAGTATAAGCCTGAGCCCAAAGGCCAGGATAAACTTAAAAGAACAAGTCATCTGAAATATTGCTACTATTTGTTATATATTATGCCATAAAAACACTTGAAAATATCTGCATTTACGGAATCTTGTTAAAATCTTGTTAAATAGTTGATGAAGTATTTGACTTAGAAATACATGTGACAACATTCTTATAAGCAACACAATTTCTTCAAGTTTGCTTCACTGATCTTTGTCTGCTTTCTTCAAAACAACACATGACATGATAATGCACTTGCACATAAGTTTACAGCAACATTGGTCATTTTATTTGTGtacataaatatttatttaactGCTAGTTTGTATCTCTAACATTTATCTTCTGTTCTTTAAATTTTGGTGGGTAATATGGGCTGCATTTTGAgattataataaaaattataattattatatgattctaaccatttattattttattaaaagaTAATGTAGAGTTATATGTGAAATAAAATTATTGATGTGAAATTAAAATAGGGTGAAATCAAATTTGATATTAggtattatttaaaaataattttaattattaataaatgtTATTACTAATAAAGGTTATTATAGAAGTATATAATTTTGTTAACTTTGTGTTGTTGTATTGCTGATTAGGCGTGTCAATGGATCAGATATGGATCGAATCAAGTATTCCATCAAATTTTACCGGATTGGATCGGATTATAGCCGTATTTTTTAGGATATGATCCATATCTTGATCGGTTAGGATCACGGATTTTCGGATCGGAGTTCTGATccgtttaatttttttaaaaaaacctTTCACTAATATAAAATGTAAAggttttaaatattataatttatcaTTACAAATATTACTAAGAGTAAACAATCAATAGGCCATTGAATTCTTTTACCAATTCTTGGCAACATATTATAATCAATATAAATTGGTCTGCAgagaataataataaaagataTGGCTAAAGATTTTGATGACTGacttaaaattttaattttgcaGAACCTAGCCTAATAATGGTTTGCTAGTTGCTACAACTGTGTTTCCAAATGCCCGGTGCTAAATTCACAATTTTCCTGactaataattttatttttaatatataatataagtcGTGTCGGATTATTTACGGATCGGATCAGATCGTATTAAATCCATATCCTATATATATCGGATCAGATTTTTTCCGAAtcgaattatttttataatgatCCATATCCGCTTCATTAGATTTCGGATTGGATGGACCGGATATCCGATCCATCGACACCTGGCCAGGATAAACTTGAAAGAACAAAGTCATCTGAAATATTGCTACTATTTGTTATATATACACCATAAAAACACTTGGGAATATCAACATTTACGGAATCTTGTTAAACAGTTGATGAAGTATTTGACTTGGAATTACACGTGACAACATTCTTATAAGCAACACATTTTTCTTCAAGTTTGCTTCACTGATCTTTGTTTGCTTTCTTCAAAGCAACACATGATAATGCACTTGCACATAAGTTTACACCAACATTGATCATCTCATTTGTGTACATACAAATTTATTTAACTGCTAGTTTGTACCTCTAACATTTATCTTCTGTTCTTTAGTTTTTGTTGGGTAATATGTGGGTGCATTTTGAGAAGTACACAGAATGCTTGTTTGTGATTGTAATGTTAATAATGTATTCAGTTTCGACGGTGGAAGGAGGATGTATGACGGCTATAGGTGATCCGGGGATGACGAGAGACGGGCTACGAGTCGCGATAGAGGCATGGAATCAGTGCAATGAGGTTGGTGAAGAAGCTCCTGGTATGGGTAGTCCTCGCCAGGCTGATTGCTTTGATCTTGAGCCTCCTGATTCTATTGCTCCTACTTCATCCCTTAATTCTTCTCCATGTGAGTTCTTCTGAATTTTATCTCTGGCATTGTACATTCGGTTGAATAGCATAAGATCTTGTTGAGACCTTCCTTTGACTTCGTGTATTTGAGGGGGAATGTTGAATAACATAAGATCATGTTGGAGTGTTTCTCTGACACCTTAAAATAAAGGTTCAAATGTGCCATATTATTTGCTATTTCATAGTGTTTGAAGATTTGTGGTGTATAGATAATGACTTGAATTGGGTTCAAATACACCGGTAAGAGTATCTTCGATGCTTTTTGGCTAAATAATTAGCTAAATAGTGTGAAATATTGATTATCTAAAATTTATCGAATCTGTAAGGAATTTTACTTTAATGAAGGTGACTGTAATGATTAGCTATATTTGAAAATAGTATGTTATCATTATTTTAAATtgtaataaataaaatatttaattttgatATGGTAACATATGATGTATGATGTGCATTTGAGGTCTGTAGATGTTCATGCCAACGTCCGGAGGTTGACTATATTTTTAGCTAACAGGAATGTACTATTGGAGTAGTGCATACTATTTTACATAATCTTTATAATTGATATTTATGATATGCCGCCTATATACTTTTAGCTAAGGGGTTTTTAGGATTGGAGATGCTGTAACACTGTACTGGTATAGTTGTATTTGGAACTACTATGATCAAGTACAATACTAATGTGTATAATTCCTTACTCTTGCGAGGAAAGTTAGGTTGATCCACAGAGTAAACCAAACAGAAAACACGTATGGAATTGAAAATGCCCAGAACCAAGGACTGAAGGATATCGATGTCGATAAATATGCAGCCTGGAAAGAGGTTTATCTGGGAACCAAATGTGAAGTTTCAGATACACCTAGACCATGGCAGTTTTGGATGATCATGCTGAAAAGTGGCAACATGGACACATTAGCTGCTGCATGCCCTGAAAACGGAAAGAAAGCGCAACCCTTTCCCCAAGACTCTCGTTTCCCTTGCTTTGGCAAAGGCTGCATGAACATGCCAAGGATGTATCATGATTATACAAGTGTTCAAGGGGTCACTTCTATGAAAGGAAGATTTTATGGAACATGGGATCTGAATGCTAATGTTACAACTGCAGAAACAGCAAATGAAACTTCTTATTATTCTGTTACTTGGGAGAAGGAGATTGGTAGAAATGAAAGTTGGGTTTTTCATCATTTCTTGAAGACATCAACTAAATATCCATGGTTGATGCTGTACTTGAGATCAGATGCTACTGATGGATTTTCCGGAGGGTATCATTACCAAACAAGAGGGATGACAAAAATTGTGAGTTGTGACTGATGTTATTCTTTTGGCTTAATGATCTTTTGAACGTTTGCACCAATATGCTTATGTGTCCATGTCGTTTCAAAGTGTTTCTTTTTGCCCTGAATTACTGAAAACGCACATTTTTAACCTTGGACCGGGAAAAAAACAAAGGACCGGGGAAAAACCGGTACAAACCGGGCGGTCCAAGGTTTAAAAGGTATGTTTTCAGAACTTCAGGGCAAAAAGGAACACTTTGAAACCACGGGGGCAGATAGGTATATTTATGCAAAACTTGAGATTCAAAACGTCATTAAACCTATTCTTTTCGAGTaataactttcaaaacttttgtACCGTTCTTATATAAtcttttttaaaatttgaaaaggTTCCAAAATCACCGCATTTCAAAGTAAGATTCACACTGGATATAAAGCAAGGAGGAGGACCTAGGAGTCAGTTCTACTTGATGGACATAGGAAGCTGTTGGAAGAATAATGGACAGCCTTGCGATGGCAATGTCACCACAGACGTGACACGCTACAGTGAGATGATCATCAATCCAAGCACAGAGGCCTGGTGCAAACCAGATGATCTTGGAAAATGTCCTCCATACCACACTCTGTCAAACGGGACAAAAATTCATCGTTCTGATACACGAAACTTCCCTTATGCAGCTTATCATATTTACTGCTCCCCTGGGAATGCAAAGCATATTGAGAAGCCATTTAACTATTGTGATCCTTACAGCAATCCGCAACCTCAGGAGATACTGCAGATTCTACCACATCCCGCGTGGGGAGAGTATGGATATCCGACACAGAAGGGCCAAGGTTGGGTTAATGATTCAAGAACCTGGGAACTTGATGTTGGCAGACTTTCACAATCACTTTATTTTTACCAGGTATCGTATAATTCAGCTACTTTCGACTGCATTTGCTCGATGACTTTATCGTGTTGTTGTTTCTTCGATTTTGATGCAGGATCCAGGAACTGCACCCTTTGAGAGGCATTGGCCATCCATCGACTTGGGAACTGAGATATATATGAGTGATAATCAAGTTGCAGAGTGGACTGTTAGCGATTTCGACATCGTAGTTCCTGATACACAATCTGTAGTTTCTGATACACAATCTGCTGATGCATAGGGGAATGTACTTATCACTGAAATCTTCTATCACTCTTGTTTATAAAATTTTTAGCTAATTAATTATGGCATTACGTATATTTAGAAGATACATTTTGCAAAATATGTCACAGAGCAGAACACTGAAGTGAAAGGAACAAATGGAGAACATATAACATAAACAATACCTATTGTGAATCAGACATCGTGTCCCTTTACATCGTGTCCCTTTACGGAAAGCCACGAGTTCGACTCCTAGCACTTGCGTGTgcttaattattaaaaaaaaggACATCCAACAACTTAGGTATTGTCCTACCAAAAAAAAGTGGGCATTTTCACCTTTTCAGCGCGGTAAAAAACTTGGATATCATAATCACCGAAAAATTTGTTAAAGCATTTTACAAGCAAATCATCTTCTGAAATCTTTAATTTAAGTTTAAATGTAGCTATGATTAGAAGAAAGGGCCATCTAATTCTATGGTTGGAAAAAATAATAACTTTTCAAATAAAAATTCAAGACAACAATTAAAGCAACTTTACATGGACATAATTAAACACCTCTACAAAACTAAACTAGCACAGGATAACGAGGCTCCCAACATGCCAACTTACAGCCCGTATTACATGTGCCGGGCTCGACTCAAGAAGGAAAAATCCCACCCAAGAACATATTGAATCACTAACTTCTAGTTGTAAAATTTACAGCACCAGCTCCAACCGCTCCGAGCTGAGATTGCACCTGTAGTAATTTTGAATCTATTTGCATCGGGTCATTAAATTGGCTTGCTTGACCTTGTTGCTGGTAAGGGTTAGAATTCATGTCCGGTGTGATGCCAGGGGATACTTTCCCTTCCATGGGCTGCGGGATTGTGTGTTTGACCACTGAAGAATCTATTTGGTCTTCTTTGATAGGTTTATCTACATCCCTTGTGTTATTCCTGAAGACATAATTTGGGGAAAGTGACTGGGGAAGTGAATTATGAACATAATCTCTGGAACTATATGTGCCGACGACATTTCTGCTACTGCTCTCATAAGGCAGAACTGGTCCCGAACCTCTTCCTGCTTTTGCCAAACAAGAATTGTGATAACATAGCAGAATTATTTAGCACATTTAGAACTACTACCTTTTATAAATATAGAAAACTATTAATCTTTTAACAAGTTTGACAAATTAATAACATACACAACTAGGAGTTGACACGACAAGTTATTTATGTATATTGTGACATGACCTATTCACAGGGGCGTAGCTACGTTATAGACAGGGGGGCACTTGCACCCCCTCAACTCTTAAGTGTCTtctaatttttattatataaatttaaatttttatatttgaCCCCAAAAAACAATATTTTTGACCCCGCTTAAATTTTATTCTTGACCCCACTtaataatataacttgtaaaggGGTGCaaaaatttatcttttaagttcAACAAAAGAGGTTAAATATACTCGATAAGAGATAAACCGTTAATTATAATCTTGTTAAATTTAGATCGAAGAAATTGTATTTGATGGTACTGTTAATGAAGCAATTATGTAAGGTATTTGTTAATTAAGCAATAATGTAAGGTGTTGTTAAAATTGACTCAGTTTCCTGGCTACACCCCTGCCTATTCATACCAATGTTGGCGAACTAATGTATAAGTGCTTTCATACCTGTTGGAATACGAGGTGGTGGCCGTGAAGCTTTGGGCAGATTTCCAGGAATAGGATTAGTAACTCTAGTACTGTTACATGATGCATCTGCTATTCGTTGATTGTCAAAAGTAGCCAAAGTTTGCTGTGGTTTAGGAGGTATTGTGCGCGAGTTAATTGTAGACCTGTGTGTAGAGAATAAGTTGTAAGAAGATACACCACTTTATATTTTACATATTACCAGCCCCGTCCCTGATTTAATGCGGAAACAGGATACCAATAAATTATACAGTGGGAAGAAGCAGAGTTACTAATACTTACTATGAGGTGTGACAGAAATCTTAAACTTGCCTCACTCCACCCTATGTAAATGATTCTCATAAATAATCATCATAACTATAAAATCATCAAATTACTGATACAATGGAATTTCGTCATTTAAAGGTAATTGTCCAGGATCCACAACAATTAAATTAGAGTAATATTTGGCTACAAATGCCTGGGGATTTAATTAGGGTAATAGTCGGCTACAAATGGCTGGATGACAGGCATGCACTAAAGGCGGTGAGGTGCACAATGACGAATTTGATGAAGGGGATTACATTGCAAAAACAATTAATATGATGTTTAAAAAAGTCCTGATAATAATCACGCCATTGGTGCTTTCTTTCTGCACCACGAAAAAAAATCTTTGTGATCTTTATCCCAGCGTCAGACTAAATATGGAGTTCCTATTGCTAAAATAAACAGAAAGAATTACCACATACGCATACACTAGCACCTTCAAACT is a window of Apium graveolens cultivar Ventura chromosome 11, ASM990537v1, whole genome shotgun sequence DNA encoding:
- the LOC141697854 gene encoding uncharacterized protein LOC141697854, with product MWVHFEKYTECLFVIVMLIMYSVSTVEGGCMTAIGDPGMTRDGLRVAIEAWNQCNEVGEEAPGMGSPRQADCFDLEPPDSIAPTSSLNSSPFRLIHRVNQTENTYGIENAQNQGLKDIDVDKYAAWKEVYLGTKCEVSDTPRPWQFWMIMLKSGNMDTLAAACPENGKKAQPFPQDSRFPCFGKGCMNMPRMYHDYTSVQGVTSMKGRFYGTWDLNANVTTAETANETSYYSVTWEKEIGRNESWVFHHFLKTSTKYPWLMLYLRSDATDGFSGGYHYQTRGMTKIVPKSPHFKVRFTLDIKQGGGPRSQFYLMDIGSCWKNNGQPCDGNVTTDVTRYSEMIINPSTEAWCKPDDLGKCPPYHTLSNGTKIHRSDTRNFPYAAYHIYCSPGNAKHIEKPFNYCDPYSNPQPQEILQILPHPAWGEYGYPTQKGQGWVNDSRTWELDVGRLSQSLYFYQDPGTAPFERHWPSIDLGTEIYMSDNQVAEWTVSDFDIVVPDTQSVVSDTQSADA